Proteins found in one Pontibacter sp. SGAir0037 genomic segment:
- the rpsS gene encoding 30S ribosomal protein S19 yields the protein MARSLKKGPYIDYRLEKKVAVLNESGKKSVVKTWSRRSMISPDFVGHTFAVHNGNKFIPVYVTENMVGHKLGEFAPTRNFRGHIAKKDKGKR from the coding sequence ATGGCTAGATCATTAAAAAAAGGGCCTTATATTGACTATAGGCTCGAGAAAAAAGTAGCTGTTCTGAATGAATCAGGAAAGAAATCTGTAGTAAAGACATGGTCTCGCAGATCAATGATTTCTCCTGATTTTGTTGGACATACATTTGCAGTACACAACGGGAATAAATTCATACCGGTTTATGTTACTGAAAACATGGTTGGACACAAATTAGGTGAATTTGCTCCAACCAGAAACTTCAGAGGTCATATTGCTAAAAAAGATAAAGGCAAGCGTTAA
- the rplB gene encoding 50S ribosomal protein L2 — translation MALKKLRPTTPGQRFRVAPAFDEITASTPEKSLLAPLSKSGGRNNSGRMTMRYIGGGHKRKYRIIDFKRTKHGVPATVKTIEYDPNRTARIALVFYVDGTKSYIIAPAGLQVGTQIMSGPGIAPEVGNCLPLSDIPLGTIIHNIELQPGNGAVLARSAGSYAQLVAREGRYATIKLPSGELRMVLVNCYATVGTVSNADHMNVKLGKAGRNRWLGKRPRVRGVAMNPVDHPMGGGEGKSSGGHPRSRKGLYAKGLKTRNKNKYSEKLIVNRGKKK, via the coding sequence ATGGCTTTAAAAAAGTTAAGACCAACAACACCAGGTCAAAGATTTAGAGTAGCTCCAGCTTTTGATGAAATCACAGCTTCTACTCCAGAGAAATCTTTGTTGGCACCATTATCAAAATCTGGTGGACGTAACAATTCTGGTAGAATGACAATGCGCTATATAGGCGGTGGTCATAAAAGAAAATACAGAATTATTGATTTCAAGCGTACTAAGCATGGTGTTCCTGCTACAGTAAAAACAATTGAGTACGATCCGAACAGAACTGCTCGTATTGCTCTTGTATTTTATGTAGACGGTACGAAAAGCTATATCATAGCTCCAGCTGGTCTGCAAGTAGGTACTCAAATTATGTCAGGCCCTGGAATTGCTCCAGAAGTAGGAAATTGCCTGCCATTATCAGATATTCCTCTAGGTACTATTATCCACAATATCGAGCTGCAACCAGGAAACGGTGCTGTTTTAGCAAGAAGTGCAGGTTCATATGCTCAGCTAGTTGCAAGAGAAGGCCGCTATGCTACTATTAAGCTTCCTTCAGGTGAGCTACGAATGGTATTGGTTAACTGTTATGCAACAGTAGGAACTGTTTCTAATGCCGACCACATGAACGTTAAGCTAGGTAAAGCTGGTCGTAACAGATGGTTAGGCAAGCGTCCACGTGTAAGAGGTGTAGCCATGAACCCAGTTGATCACCCTATGGGTGGTGGTGAAGGTAAGTCTTCAGGCGGTCACCCTCGTTCACGCAAAGGCTTATATGCTAAAGGCCTTAAAACTAGAAACAAGAATAAGTATTCTGAGAAACTTATAGTTAATAGAGGAAAGAAGAAATAA
- the rplW gene encoding 50S ribosomal protein L23, producing the protein MNVLKRPLVTEKYAALNEVGKYAFEVERKANKVEIKKAVEKQYGVTVEKVATIRTQGKLKSKYTKSGAVSGRTASMKKAIVTLKEGEVIDFYSGI; encoded by the coding sequence ATGAACGTTCTTAAAAGACCGCTTGTAACAGAAAAATATGCTGCCTTAAACGAGGTTGGAAAGTATGCTTTCGAGGTTGAAAGAAAAGCCAATAAAGTAGAAATCAAAAAGGCAGTTGAAAAACAGTATGGTGTTACTGTTGAAAAAGTAGCAACCATCAGAACTCAAGGAAAACTGAAAAGCAAGTACACAAAATCAGGTGCAGTATCTGGTCGTACAGCTTCCATGAAAAAAGCAATTGTAACCCTGAAAGAGGGTGAAGTTATAGACTTTTACAGCGGTATATAA
- the rplD gene encoding 50S ribosomal protein L4 has protein sequence MELSVLNIKGEDTGRKVTLSDAVFGLEPNEHAMYLDVKQYLANQRQGTHKSKERNEVAGSTKKIKKQKGTGGARAGSLKAPLFVGGGRVFGPRPRNYSFKLNKKLKNVARLSALSLLARDNKVALVEAINLDTPKTKDFIAILNNIQATGKTLIVTSGVNQNVVLSSRNIPKVKVSTASDINTYDLLNTEKLVLVEDSVNVLENLFSAK, from the coding sequence ATGGAGCTTTCTGTATTGAATATCAAAGGTGAAGATACAGGTAGAAAGGTTACCCTTTCTGATGCTGTATTTGGTTTAGAGCCAAATGAGCATGCGATGTATCTTGACGTGAAGCAGTACCTGGCTAATCAAAGACAGGGAACGCACAAATCTAAAGAAAGAAACGAAGTAGCTGGTTCTACAAAGAAAATCAAGAAACAAAAAGGTACAGGCGGAGCCCGTGCAGGTAGCTTAAAAGCACCATTGTTTGTTGGTGGTGGTAGAGTATTTGGTCCTAGACCAAGAAACTATAGCTTCAAGTTGAACAAAAAGTTGAAGAACGTAGCTCGTTTATCAGCTCTTTCTCTTTTAGCACGTGATAATAAAGTGGCTTTAGTAGAGGCAATTAACTTAGATACTCCTAAGACAAAAGACTTTATTGCCATTTTAAATAATATTCAGGCTACTGGAAAAACACTTATTGTTACTTCTGGTGTAAATCAGAATGTAGTGTTATCTAGCAGAAACATACCAAAGGTAAAAGTTTCTACAGCAAGTGATATTAATACTTATGATCTGCTAAATACTGAGAAATTAGTATTGGTAGAAGATTCAGTTAATGTTTTAGAAAACCTCTTTAGCGCAAAATAA
- the rplC gene encoding 50S ribosomal protein L3, which yields MPGIIGKKIGMTSLFTTDGKYTPVTLIQAGPCVVTQVKTVETDGYAAVQLGYGEKKLKRTTKAEAGHFKKANTSPKKKVAEFDVEGINPSLGEVIDVNLFIEGEYIDVVGTSKGKGFQGVVKRHNFAGVGGQTHGQHNRARHPGSIGACSWPSRVFKGMRMAGRMGGNRVKVQNLTVLRVIADKNLLVVSGSVPGAKNSYVLIEK from the coding sequence ATGCCTGGAATTATCGGTAAAAAAATCGGAATGACAAGCCTCTTCACTACAGATGGTAAATACACTCCTGTAACGCTTATCCAAGCTGGGCCATGTGTAGTTACTCAGGTGAAGACGGTTGAGACTGATGGCTACGCAGCTGTACAGCTTGGCTACGGTGAAAAGAAGTTAAAGAGAACTACTAAAGCCGAAGCTGGTCACTTTAAAAAAGCTAATACGTCACCTAAGAAAAAGGTTGCCGAATTTGATGTAGAAGGTATCAATCCTTCTCTTGGTGAAGTTATAGATGTAAATCTGTTCATAGAAGGAGAGTACATCGATGTAGTAGGTACATCAAAAGGTAAAGGTTTCCAAGGTGTTGTAAAACGCCACAACTTTGCCGGTGTTGGCGGACAAACTCACGGTCAGCACAACAGGGCAAGACACCCTGGATCTATTGGTGCTTGTTCTTGGCCTTCAAGAGTATTCAAAGGAATGCGCATGGCAGGTAGAATGGGTGGTAACAGAGTAAAAGTTCAGAACTTAACTGTGTTACGTGTTATTGCAGATAAAAACCTTTTGGTAGTTAGTGGCTCCGTACCTGGTGCCAAAAATTCTTACGTGTTAATTGAGAAATAA
- the rpsJ gene encoding 30S ribosomal protein S10: MNQKIRIKLKSYDHNLVDKSSEKIVKAVKATGAIVSGPIPLPTEKDKFTVLRSPHVNKKSREQFQLCTYKRLVDIYSTSSKTVDALMKLELPSGVDVEIKV, translated from the coding sequence ATGAATCAGAAAATTAGAATTAAGCTTAAGTCTTACGACCATAACCTGGTAGACAAATCTTCTGAGAAGATTGTAAAAGCTGTGAAAGCTACTGGTGCTATCGTAAGCGGACCAATTCCTCTTCCAACAGAGAAAGATAAATTTACAGTATTGCGCTCACCACACGTAAATAAAAAATCACGTGAGCAGTTCCAGCTTTGCACATACAAAAGACTAGTTGATATTTACTCAACCAGCTCTAAAACAGTAGATGCACTTATGAAGCTTGAACTTCCAAGTGGTGTAGATGTAGAGATCAAAGTTTGA
- the fusA gene encoding elongation factor G produces the protein MARDLKFTRNIGIAAHIDAGKTTTTERILYYAGVSHKIGEVHDGAATMDWMEQEQERGITITSAATTVSWPYRGDNYHINIIDTPGHVDFTVEVNRSLRVLDGLVFLFSAVDGVEPQSETNWRLADNYKVARIGFVNKMDRSGADFLAVCKQVKEMLGSNAVALQLPIGAEDNFKGVVDLVNNRGIIWNEEDKGMTFTEVPIPDDMVEEAAEYREKLLEAVAEYDETLMEKYFEDPDSISEDEILAALRAATIDMAIVPMLCGSSFKNKGVQTMLDYVMALCPSPLDKESIVGTNPDTGAEVARKPSESEPFAGLAFKIATDPYVGRLCFVRAYSGVLESGSYTFNTRSGNKERISRIFQMHANKQNQIERLSAGDIAAVVGFKDIKTGDTLCDQNAKIVLESMEFPEPVIGYAIEPKTQADSDKMGMAIAKLVEEDPTLQVNTDEETGQTILRGMGELHLEIIIDRMKREFKVELNQGAPQVAYKETITKTVEHREVFKKQSGGRGKFADIVFNMGPRDDDKQGLLFENAIVGGVIPKEFIPAIQKGFEEAMKNGILAGFPLDSMKVRLFHGSFHDVDSDSLSFELAARQGFKEAGKQCAPKLLEPIMAVDVVTPDEYTGPVTGDLNRRRGIMKGMDTKGTSTVVKADVPLSELFGYVTDLRTITSGRATASLTFSHYEQVPQNLADGIIAKLKGTAAK, from the coding sequence ATGGCAAGGGATTTAAAATTCACAAGAAATATTGGTATTGCCGCTCACATCGATGCTGGTAAAACAACAACGACGGAGCGTATTTTATACTATGCTGGAGTAAGCCACAAAATCGGTGAGGTTCACGATGGAGCTGCAACGATGGACTGGATGGAGCAGGAGCAGGAAAGAGGTATTACTATTACTTCTGCTGCGACAACAGTTAGCTGGCCTTACAGAGGTGATAACTACCATATCAACATCATCGATACTCCCGGACACGTTGACTTTACAGTAGAAGTTAACCGTTCTCTTCGTGTATTAGATGGTCTGGTGTTTTTGTTTAGTGCAGTAGATGGCGTAGAGCCACAATCTGAAACTAACTGGAGACTTGCTGATAACTACAAAGTAGCTCGTATTGGTTTCGTAAACAAAATGGACCGTTCCGGTGCTGACTTCCTTGCTGTATGTAAGCAGGTGAAAGAAATGCTGGGAAGTAATGCAGTTGCTCTGCAGTTACCAATCGGTGCAGAAGATAACTTTAAAGGTGTAGTTGATCTGGTAAATAACCGTGGAATTATCTGGAATGAAGAAGATAAAGGTATGACCTTTACAGAAGTTCCAATTCCGGATGACATGGTTGAAGAAGCTGCAGAATACAGAGAAAAACTTCTGGAAGCAGTGGCAGAGTACGATGAAACTTTAATGGAGAAGTATTTCGAAGATCCGGATTCAATTTCTGAAGATGAAATCTTAGCTGCTTTACGTGCTGCAACTATAGATATGGCCATTGTGCCGATGCTTTGTGGCTCTTCTTTCAAAAACAAAGGTGTACAAACAATGCTTGACTATGTGATGGCGCTTTGCCCTTCACCTCTGGATAAAGAGAGCATTGTAGGAACAAACCCTGACACTGGTGCTGAAGTTGCGCGTAAGCCAAGCGAAAGCGAACCATTTGCAGGACTTGCCTTTAAAATTGCTACTGACCCTTACGTAGGTCGTTTATGCTTTGTTAGAGCTTATTCTGGTGTACTGGAATCTGGTTCTTATACATTCAACACACGTTCAGGTAACAAAGAGCGTATATCCCGTATCTTCCAGATGCATGCTAACAAGCAGAATCAAATCGAGAGATTATCTGCTGGTGACATCGCTGCGGTAGTAGGATTTAAAGACATCAAAACCGGAGATACACTTTGCGATCAAAATGCTAAGATCGTATTGGAGTCTATGGAGTTCCCAGAGCCGGTTATTGGATATGCTATCGAGCCTAAAACTCAGGCTGACTCAGATAAAATGGGTATGGCTATTGCTAAACTCGTTGAAGAGGATCCAACACTTCAGGTAAACACTGACGAGGAAACTGGTCAGACGATTTTAAGAGGTATGGGTGAGCTTCACCTGGAGATCATTATCGACAGGATGAAGAGAGAGTTTAAAGTTGAGTTGAACCAAGGTGCACCTCAGGTTGCTTACAAAGAAACAATCACTAAAACTGTTGAACACCGTGAGGTATTCAAGAAGCAGTCTGGTGGTCGTGGTAAGTTCGCTGACATCGTGTTCAATATGGGACCACGCGACGACGACAAGCAAGGGCTTCTGTTCGAAAATGCAATTGTAGGTGGTGTAATTCCTAAAGAATTCATTCCGGCTATTCAGAAAGGTTTTGAAGAGGCTATGAAGAATGGTATTCTGGCAGGTTTCCCACTTGACTCTATGAAAGTGCGATTGTTCCATGGCTCTTTCCACGATGTTGACTCTGATTCACTTTCATTTGAATTAGCTGCACGCCAAGGTTTCAAAGAAGCTGGAAAACAATGCGCTCCTAAACTTCTTGAGCCAATTATGGCTGTTGACGTTGTTACGCCGGATGAATATACTGGTCCTGTAACTGGTGACTTGAACAGAAGAAGAGGTATCATGAAAGGTATGGATACGAAAGGAACTTCAACAGTTGTTAAAGCTGATGTTCCACTTTCAGAATTGTTCGGTTACGTAACAGATCTACGAACTATCACATCAGGTAGAGCTACAGCTTCTCTTACTTTCTCTCACTACGAGCAAGTACCACAGAACTTAGCAGATGGCATTATTGCAAAATTAAAAGGAACTGCAGCTAAATAG
- the rpsG gene encoding 30S ribosomal protein S7 yields MRKAKPKSRVLLPDPKYKETLVTRFVNYLMVDGKKSIAYGIFYDAVELVEQRTKENGLETWKKALNNVMPSVEVKSRRVGGATFQVPTEVRPDRRVSLGIKWMISYARKRGEKTMKDKLAGEIIAAAKGEGAAVKKKDDTHRMAEANKAFSHFRF; encoded by the coding sequence ATGAGAAAAGCAAAGCCTAAAAGTAGAGTTCTCCTTCCGGATCCAAAATACAAAGAAACGTTAGTAACACGCTTCGTGAACTACCTGATGGTAGACGGAAAGAAGAGTATTGCTTACGGAATATTCTATGATGCTGTAGAACTAGTAGAGCAAAGAACGAAAGAGAACGGTCTTGAAACTTGGAAAAAAGCATTGAACAATGTGATGCCAAGCGTAGAGGTAAAAAGCCGCCGTGTAGGTGGTGCTACTTTCCAAGTGCCGACTGAGGTTCGTCCGGACCGCAGAGTATCTCTGGGCATTAAATGGATGATTTCTTACGCTCGTAAAAGAGGTGAGAAAACAATGAAAGACAAATTAGCTGGCGAAATAATCGCAGCTGCAAAAGGTGAAGGTGCGGCCGTTAAGAAAAAAGACGATACGCACAGAATGGCAGAGGCAAACAAAGCATTCTCACACTTTAGATTTTAA
- the rpsL gene encoding 30S ribosomal protein S12, translating into MPTIQQLVRKGREKLTSKSKSPALDSCPQRRGVCTRVYTTTPKKPNSAMRKVARVRLTNGKEVNAYIPGEGHNLQEHSIVLIRGGRVKDLPGVRYHIVRGALDTAGVNGRLQSRSKYGAKRPKPGQAPAAAGKGGKKR; encoded by the coding sequence ATGCCTACTATACAGCAATTAGTAAGAAAAGGAAGAGAGAAATTAACATCAAAATCAAAATCTCCTGCCTTAGATTCATGCCCACAGCGCCGTGGAGTATGCACCAGAGTATATACAACTACTCCTAAGAAGCCAAACTCTGCCATGCGTAAAGTAGCAAGGGTAAGGTTAACGAACGGAAAAGAGGTGAATGCTTATATCCCTGGTGAAGGACACAACCTTCAGGAACACTCCATTGTGTTGATCAGAGGTGGTAGAGTAAAAGACCTTCCAGGTGTACGTTACCATATTGTACGCGGTGCATTGGATACTGCCGGTGTTAACGGAAGATTACAAAGCCGTTCTAAATACGGTGCTAAAAGACCAAAGCCAGGCCAGGCTCCAGCAGCTGCAGGTAAAGGCGGTAAGAAAAGATAA
- a CDS encoding DUF3467 domain-containing protein, producing the protein MEKQNQINIELTEEVAEGEYVNLAMIAHSSSEFVIDFIKLMPGLPKAKVKSRVVITPEHAKRLLAALADNIQKFEESFGEIKQAQDAPSFPMNFGGTMGQA; encoded by the coding sequence GTGGAAAAGCAAAATCAGATAAATATCGAGCTGACAGAGGAAGTGGCAGAGGGGGAGTATGTAAACCTTGCCATGATAGCGCATTCAAGCAGCGAATTTGTCATAGATTTTATTAAACTCATGCCAGGACTGCCTAAAGCAAAAGTAAAATCAAGAGTAGTTATCACGCCGGAGCATGCCAAAAGATTATTGGCTGCTCTGGCTGATAATATTCAAAAATTTGAGGAAAGCTTTGGGGAGATAAAACAAGCACAAGACGCTCCATCATTCCCAATGAACTTTGGGGGAACCATGGGACAAGCTTAA
- the rpoC gene encoding DNA-directed RNA polymerase subunit beta' produces the protein MAFAKNKKLTQDFSKVTISLASPESILERSNGEVTKPETINYRTYKPEMGGLFCERIFGPVKDWECHCGKYKRIRYKGIICDRCGVEVTEKKVRRERMGHIELVVPVAHIWYFKSLPNKIGYLLGLPTKKLDQIIYYERYVVIQPGILAEDGVNNLDFLTEDEYLDMIDKLPRENQLLDNNDPNKFIAKMGAEALQMLLERTNLDDLSYELRHAAAHETSQQRKAEALKRLRVVEAFRDAATRIENRPEWMIIRMVPVIPPELRPLVPLDGGRFATSDLNDLYRRVIIRNNRLKRLIEIKAPEVILRNEKRMLQEAVDSLFDNSRKVNAVRAEGNRALKSLSDMLKGKQGRFRQNLLGKRVDYSGRSVIVVGPELKLHECGLPKNMAAELFKPFIIRKLIERGIVKTVKSAKKIVDRKDPVVWDILENVLKGHPVLLNRAPTLHRLGIQAFQPKLIEGKAIQLHPLVCTAFNADFDGDQMAVHVPLGPAAVLEASMLMLASHNILNPANGAPIAVPSQDMVLGLYYVSKGKRSTENEKIAGEGMSFYSAEEVIIAINEGRLSKQAYIKVRVKVKDEKGELVTKLIETVAGRVLFNQFVPEEVGYIDELLTKKKLQQIISRVFKETGMARTAHFLDDIKTLGFQSAYKGGLSMGLGDINIPAEKDALVEQAKREVDAVWQNYSMGLITDNERYNQVIDIWTRINNQITETLMRRLENDDQGFNSIFMMMHSGARGSREQIRQLGGMRGLMAKPQKSLQGSVGEIIENPILSNFKEGLDVIEYFISTHGARKGLADTALKTADAGYLTRRLVDVSQDVIVNEEDCGTLRGLEVSALKDNEDIVESLSERILGRVTVHDVFDPITNELIVESGSEVTEEIARAIEATAIETVEIRSVLTCESKRGICAKCYGRNLATGFMVQKGEAVGVIAAQSIGEPGTQLTLRTFHVGGTASNIAVDATIKAKFGGRIEFEDVRTIETINNEGEPVKVVMGRSGEIKIVDVATGKVFISNHVPYGSFISVNDGQLVEKGDQICSWDPYNAVILSEFDGEVSYESIIEGITYREESDEQTGYREKVIIDTKDKTQNPAIVVNPKNGEPKGYNIPVGAHLTVENGEKIKAGQILVKIPRAIGKTRDITGGLPRVTELFEARNPSNPAVVSEIDGVVTYGSVKRGNREIYIESKDGVKKKYMVPLSKHILVQDNDFVRAGMPLSDGAITPTDILNIQGPGAVQEYLVNEIQEVYRLQGVKINDKHIEVVVRQMMQKVVIIDAGDTSFLEHQVVDKVNFMEENDRIIDMKVVEDAGDSVNLKPGQIVTARRLRDENSSLKRRDMKLVTVRDASPAVSRPTLQGITQASLGTQSFISAASFQETTKVLSEAAIKGKADELLGLKENVIVGHLIPAGTGLREYQKLIVGNQEEYDSLVESKKTSTRSRQQEYQNR, from the coding sequence ATGGCATTTGCAAAAAATAAAAAATTAACTCAGGACTTCTCTAAAGTAACGATAAGCCTTGCTTCGCCAGAGTCGATTCTGGAGCGTTCTAATGGAGAGGTAACAAAGCCTGAGACCATAAACTATAGAACCTATAAGCCTGAGATGGGTGGTTTATTCTGCGAAAGAATATTCGGACCTGTGAAGGACTGGGAATGCCACTGCGGAAAATATAAAAGAATCAGATATAAAGGCATTATCTGCGACCGTTGCGGCGTAGAGGTGACTGAGAAAAAAGTGCGTCGTGAGCGTATGGGCCATATTGAGCTTGTAGTTCCGGTAGCACATATCTGGTACTTTAAATCGCTTCCGAACAAAATAGGTTATCTGTTAGGCTTACCAACAAAGAAGCTCGACCAGATCATCTACTACGAGAGATATGTAGTTATTCAACCAGGTATTCTGGCAGAAGACGGTGTTAATAACCTGGACTTCTTAACAGAAGATGAGTACCTGGATATGATTGATAAGCTCCCACGTGAGAACCAGTTGCTGGATAACAACGATCCAAACAAGTTCATCGCGAAAATGGGTGCTGAAGCATTACAAATGTTGCTGGAGCGTACGAACCTTGACGATCTGTCTTATGAACTTCGTCATGCTGCTGCACATGAAACTTCTCAGCAACGTAAGGCAGAAGCGTTAAAGCGTCTGCGTGTAGTAGAAGCTTTCCGTGATGCTGCAACAAGAATTGAAAACAGACCGGAGTGGATGATTATCCGCATGGTACCTGTTATTCCACCAGAGCTTCGCCCACTTGTTCCCTTGGATGGTGGTCGTTTCGCAACTTCTGATTTGAACGACCTTTACAGACGTGTAATTATCCGTAACAACCGTCTGAAGCGTCTGATCGAAATTAAAGCGCCTGAAGTAATTCTTCGTAACGAGAAGCGTATGCTGCAGGAAGCGGTAGACTCTCTGTTTGACAACTCACGTAAAGTGAACGCTGTTCGTGCAGAAGGTAACCGTGCGTTGAAATCACTTTCTGACATGTTAAAAGGTAAGCAGGGACGTTTCCGTCAGAACTTACTTGGTAAGCGTGTTGATTACTCCGGCCGTTCTGTAATTGTGGTTGGTCCTGAACTGAAGCTGCACGAGTGTGGTCTGCCTAAGAACATGGCAGCTGAGCTCTTTAAGCCGTTCATCATCCGCAAGCTGATCGAAAGAGGCATTGTGAAGACTGTGAAGTCAGCTAAGAAAATAGTAGACCGTAAGGACCCTGTTGTTTGGGATATCCTGGAGAACGTGCTGAAAGGCCACCCAGTGCTCCTTAACCGTGCTCCTACGCTCCACAGGTTAGGTATTCAGGCATTCCAGCCAAAACTGATCGAAGGTAAGGCTATCCAGCTGCACCCACTGGTGTGTACTGCGTTCAACGCCGACTTTGACGGTGACCAGATGGCGGTGCACGTTCCTCTGGGACCTGCTGCTGTACTGGAAGCTTCTATGCTGATGCTTGCTTCGCACAACATCCTGAACCCTGCCAACGGTGCTCCTATTGCGGTACCTTCTCAGGACATGGTACTTGGTCTGTATTATGTATCAAAGGGAAAGCGTAGCACAGAAAATGAAAAAATTGCTGGTGAAGGCATGAGCTTTTACTCTGCAGAAGAAGTTATCATTGCTATTAATGAAGGACGTCTTTCTAAGCAGGCTTACATTAAAGTAAGAGTAAAGGTAAAAGACGAGAAAGGCGAGCTTGTTACAAAGTTAATCGAAACAGTAGCTGGCCGTGTGCTTTTCAATCAGTTTGTACCAGAAGAAGTAGGATATATAGATGAACTGCTTACGAAGAAAAAACTTCAGCAGATCATTTCGCGCGTGTTCAAAGAAACAGGAATGGCGCGTACTGCTCACTTCTTAGATGATATCAAAACTCTTGGATTCCAGTCGGCCTATAAAGGTGGTCTGTCAATGGGTCTTGGAGATATCAATATACCAGCTGAAAAAGATGCTCTGGTTGAACAGGCTAAAAGAGAAGTAGATGCTGTATGGCAGAACTACTCAATGGGTCTGATCACAGATAACGAGCGTTACAACCAGGTGATTGATATCTGGACTCGTATCAACAACCAAATCACTGAAACGTTGATGCGTCGTCTGGAAAATGATGATCAGGGCTTTAACTCGATCTTCATGATGATGCACTCAGGTGCCCGTGGTTCTAGAGAGCAGATTCGTCAGTTAGGTGGTATGAGGGGTCTGATGGCGAAACCTCAGAAATCGCTTCAGGGGTCAGTAGGTGAGATTATAGAAAACCCAATCCTTTCAAACTTTAAGGAAGGTCTGGATGTAATCGAGTACTTCATCTCTACACACGGTGCTCGTAAAGGTCTTGCTGATACAGCGCTTAAAACTGCGGATGCCGGTTACCTGACTCGTCGTCTGGTAGACGTTTCGCAGGACGTTATTGTGAACGAAGAAGACTGCGGTACACTACGTGGTCTGGAAGTAAGCGCACTGAAGGACAACGAGGATATTGTGGAGTCACTGTCTGAGCGTATCCTGGGCCGTGTAACAGTACATGATGTGTTCGATCCTATTACAAATGAACTGATTGTAGAGTCAGGTTCAGAAGTAACAGAAGAAATTGCACGTGCTATTGAAGCAACAGCTATCGAGACAGTAGAGATCCGTTCAGTATTAACCTGTGAATCTAAGCGTGGTATTTGTGCTAAATGCTATGGCCGTAACTTGGCAACAGGCTTTATGGTGCAGAAAGGTGAGGCTGTTGGTGTAATTGCAGCACAATCTATCGGTGAGCCAGGTACACAGTTAACACTTCGTACATTCCACGTGGGTGGTACTGCCTCTAACATTGCTGTTGATGCAACAATTAAAGCAAAATTCGGAGGTAGAATAGAGTTTGAAGATGTTCGTACAATTGAAACGATCAATAATGAAGGTGAACCTGTTAAAGTAGTAATGGGTCGTTCTGGTGAAATAAAGATTGTTGACGTAGCTACTGGGAAAGTATTTATCAGTAACCACGTTCCTTACGGATCTTTCATCAGCGTTAATGATGGACAATTAGTAGAAAAAGGTGATCAAATCTGTAGCTGGGATCCATATAATGCGGTTATACTTTCTGAATTCGATGGTGAGGTCTCTTACGAATCGATTATCGAAGGTATCACATACCGTGAGGAGTCCGATGAGCAGACAGGTTACCGTGAAAAAGTTATTATTGATACCAAAGATAAGACACAAAACCCTGCTATAGTTGTTAATCCGAAGAATGGCGAACCGAAAGGCTATAATATTCCGGTAGGAGCACACTTAACAGTAGAGAATGGTGAGAAAATCAAAGCCGGGCAAATCCTGGTGAAGATACCTCGTGCAATTGGTAAAACAAGAGACATTACAGGTGGTCTGCCACGGGTAACGGAATTGTTCGAAGCCAGAAACCCTTCTAACCCGGCAGTTGTGTCAGAAATTGATGGTGTTGTAACATATGGCAGCGTGAAGCGTGGTAATCGTGAAATTTACATTGAGTCGAAAGACGGTGTGAAGAAAAAATACATGGTGCCGCTTTCCAAGCACATCCTGGTACAGGACAATGACTTCGTACGTGCAGGTATGCCATTATCTGACGGTGCAATTACACCAACAGATATCTTAAATATTCAAGGCCCGGGTGCTGTACAAGAATACCTGGTAAATGAAATTCAGGAGGTATACCGTCTGCAAGGTGTGAAAATCAATGATAAGCACATCGAGGTAGTTGTTCGTCAGATGATGCAGAAAGTTGTTATCATTGATGCTGGTGATACAAGCTTCCTGGAACACCAGGTAGTTGATAAAGTGAACTTCATGGAAGAAAACGACAGGATCATCGACATGAAAGTGGTGGAAGATGCTGGAGATTCTGTGAACCTGAAGCCAGGTCAGATTGTAACGGCAAGAAGGCTGAGAGATGAAAACTCCAGCTTAAAACGTCGTGATATGAAACTGGTAACAGTACGTGATGCGTCACCAGCTGTATCAAGACCAACGTTGCAGGGTATTACCCAAGCTTCATTAGGTACGCAAAGCTTTATTTCAGCGGCATCATTCCAGGAAACAACTAAAGTACTGAGCGAGGCTGCCATCAAAGGTAAGGCAGATGAATTGCTAGGCTTGAAAGAAAACGTAATAGTAGGTCATCTGATTCCGGCAGGTACAGGCTTAAGAGAGTATCAAAAGCTGATTGTAGGAAATCAGGAAGAATACGATTCGCTGGTAGAGTCAAAGAAAACCTCTACAAGATCAAGACAGCAGGAGTATCAGAACAGATAA